One window of Jannaschia sp. CCS1 genomic DNA carries:
- the acs gene encoding acetate--CoA ligase has translation MPKDQLPPLLPDAHIDAARYDEMYAASVADPEAFWDEHGKRIDWIKPYTKVKDTSFAHDDVHIRWFEDGTLNVSANCIDRHLAERGDQTAILFEPDEPTDPAQHITYNQLHVEVSKFANVLKGLGVGRGDRVVLYMPMIPEAAYAMLACTRIGAVHSIVFAGFSPDALSARINGCDAKLVITSDGAPRGGRVTELKDNVNKALLHNQIKTQCLVVKRTGGQVAWIADRDHWYHELAETVSADCPPEEMGAEDPLFILYTSGSTGMPKGVVHTTGGYIVYASMTHEYTFDYKDGDVFWCTADVGWVTGHSYIVYGPLANGGTTLMFEGVPTYPDAGRFWEVCEKHKVNQFYTAPTAIRALMGKGTSFVEKYDLSSLKLLGTVGENINPEAWNWYNENVGKGRCPIVDTWWQTETGGHMMTPLPGAHTLKPGSAQKPFFGVQPLVLDPTSAEVIEGNDVEGVLVIADSWPGQMRTVWGDHERFVATYFSDYKGYYFSGDGCKRDADGEYWITGRVDDVINVSGHRMGTPEIESALVAHETVSEAAVVGYPHPVKGQGIYCYVTLMNDETPSDELKATLQAWVRQEIGPIAKPDVIQWAPGLPKTRSGKIMRRILRKIAENDYGALGDTSTLADPSVVDDLIANRADT, from the coding sequence GTGCCCAAAGATCAACTGCCGCCCCTGTTGCCTGACGCCCATATCGACGCTGCCCGCTATGACGAGATGTACGCGGCCTCCGTTGCGGACCCGGAGGCTTTCTGGGACGAGCATGGCAAGCGCATCGACTGGATCAAGCCCTATACAAAGGTGAAAGACACGTCTTTCGCCCATGACGATGTGCATATCCGCTGGTTTGAAGACGGCACCCTGAACGTCAGCGCCAACTGCATCGACCGTCATCTGGCGGAGCGTGGCGACCAGACCGCGATCCTGTTTGAGCCCGATGAGCCGACAGATCCCGCACAGCATATCACCTACAACCAGCTTCATGTCGAAGTCAGCAAATTCGCCAACGTCCTGAAGGGCCTGGGCGTGGGGCGCGGCGACCGTGTGGTCCTTTACATGCCGATGATCCCGGAGGCGGCCTACGCGATGCTGGCCTGCACGCGCATCGGGGCGGTGCATTCCATCGTCTTCGCGGGCTTCTCTCCCGATGCGCTGTCCGCCCGGATCAATGGCTGTGACGCCAAGCTGGTGATCACCTCTGACGGGGCCCCGCGCGGGGGTCGGGTGACGGAGCTGAAAGACAACGTCAACAAGGCGCTCTTGCACAACCAGATCAAGACCCAGTGCCTCGTTGTGAAGCGCACCGGCGGGCAGGTTGCCTGGATCGCGGACCGGGACCATTGGTATCACGAGCTGGCCGAAACCGTTTCAGCCGATTGCCCGCCCGAAGAGATGGGGGCCGAAGACCCGCTGTTCATTCTTTACACGTCCGGCTCCACCGGCATGCCCAAGGGCGTGGTGCATACGACGGGCGGCTACATCGTCTATGCCTCCATGACCCACGAATACACGTTTGACTACAAGGACGGCGACGTCTTCTGGTGCACGGCGGATGTGGGCTGGGTCACGGGCCACAGCTATATCGTCTATGGCCCGCTGGCCAATGGCGGCACCACGCTGATGTTTGAGGGCGTGCCCACCTACCCCGACGCGGGCCGGTTCTGGGAAGTCTGCGAGAAACACAAGGTCAACCAGTTCTACACCGCCCCCACCGCCATCCGCGCGTTGATGGGTAAGGGGACGTCCTTTGTGGAGAAGTACGACCTGAGCAGTCTGAAATTGCTGGGAACGGTCGGCGAAAACATCAACCCTGAGGCCTGGAACTGGTACAACGAGAATGTCGGTAAGGGCCGCTGCCCCATCGTCGACACGTGGTGGCAGACGGAAACGGGCGGCCACATGATGACCCCCCTGCCCGGCGCGCATACGTTGAAGCCCGGATCGGCGCAGAAGCCGTTCTTTGGCGTGCAACCGCTGGTGCTGGACCCGACGAGCGCGGAGGTTATTGAGGGCAATGACGTGGAAGGCGTGCTGGTCATCGCCGACAGCTGGCCCGGCCAGATGCGCACCGTCTGGGGCGACCATGAGCGGTTCGTGGCCACCTATTTCAGCGACTACAAGGGCTACTACTTCAGCGGCGACGGCTGCAAACGCGACGCGGACGGTGAGTATTGGATCACGGGCCGCGTGGACGATGTGATCAACGTATCGGGCCACCGCATGGGCACGCCCGAGATCGAGAGCGCGCTGGTCGCCCATGAAACCGTGTCCGAGGCCGCCGTGGTCGGCTACCCGCATCCGGTCAAAGGCCAGGGCATCTATTGCTACGTGACCCTGATGAATGATGAGACGCCGTCCGATGAATTGAAGGCCACGTTGCAGGCCTGGGTCCGGCAAGAGATTGGCCCAATCGCCAAGCCGGACGTCATCCAATGGGCGCCGGGCCTGCCCAAGACCCGCTCCGGCAAGATCATGCGGCGCATCCTGCGCAAGATCGCCGAGAATGATTACGGCGCGCTTGGCGATACGTCCACATTGGCCGATCCATCGGTGGTGGACGATCTGATCGCCAACCGCGCGGACACCTGA
- a CDS encoding class I SAM-dependent methyltransferase: MSALVASYAEARARVLIVGAGGGREIEKLLQNNIAVEITAVDPSARNLETARLAAEACPSKSNVTFIAGKAEDLPRGSSFDVATSLLVMHHISDDGAKLAYLRSIRDRLVPGGLLIHADVCVARVEDFDHLIPAYRKYAQHVGTCPDATRLELEAIAQLPVASDERTRALFSEAGLIEPQEVFRTLWYRCWISKRNPP; the protein is encoded by the coding sequence ATGAGCGCTCTGGTCGCGAGCTACGCCGAGGCGCGGGCACGTGTTCTGATCGTGGGTGCCGGCGGCGGGCGTGAGATCGAAAAATTGCTGCAAAACAACATCGCGGTGGAGATCACGGCGGTTGATCCGTCCGCAAGGAACCTTGAAACAGCGAGGCTGGCAGCCGAGGCATGCCCATCAAAAAGCAATGTTACTTTCATAGCTGGTAAAGCTGAGGATCTTCCGCGCGGGTCTTCCTTCGACGTCGCGACATCCCTCCTTGTGATGCACCATATCTCTGACGACGGCGCAAAGCTGGCCTATTTAAGGAGCATTCGGGACCGATTGGTCCCCGGAGGGTTGCTTATCCATGCCGATGTGTGTGTCGCCAGGGTGGAAGACTTTGATCATCTGATCCCAGCGTACCGTAAATATGCACAACACGTCGGAACTTGCCCCGACGCGACGCGTCTTGAACTCGAAGCGATTGCGCAACTACCGGTGGCGTCGGACGAACGGACCCGAGCCCTTTTTTCGGAAGCTGGACTTATCGAGCCGCAAGAGGTGTTTCGAACACTCTGGTATCGATGCTGGATCAGCAAGCGCAACCCGCCGTGA
- a CDS encoding carbohydrate ABC transporter permease has product MKFKTFIWFVGPSLFLMTLFIAAPLVTVFLGSFRITQPVVQQIEVETCSAGFLTQSCTTELQTVPLIDEETGDIVTTTEWVGFLSYERVLEPARAWEAISSLDYGALMQIDFWSALRFTLMFTLVTLPLVIGVGLAIALTVNNAAKAIRGPIIFISLLPFIITPVIGSLSIYWLFVGDGILTRGIEAWLDRDIAMFAQGWTIELLMLFYRVWHVAPFAFVIFYAGLQTVNQDTLESAIIDGASRWDRLKYVIVPHLMPLIVFIALIHLMDAYRVFDEIVGFRAEAHVTSLQYLTFDFLRPDDAGNRAFSRASASSMLTMVGIVILLIPLLRRTWRDHKGSSH; this is encoded by the coding sequence ATGAAGTTCAAGACATTCATCTGGTTCGTCGGACCGTCCCTGTTTCTGATGACGCTGTTCATCGCGGCCCCGCTTGTGACCGTGTTCCTCGGCTCCTTCCGCATCACGCAACCCGTCGTGCAGCAGATCGAGGTTGAGACATGTTCCGCCGGGTTCCTGACCCAAAGTTGCACCACGGAATTGCAGACCGTCCCGCTGATTGACGAAGAGACGGGCGATATCGTGACCACCACCGAATGGGTCGGCTTCCTGTCCTATGAACGTGTGCTGGAACCCGCCCGCGCGTGGGAGGCGATTTCCTCCCTTGATTATGGCGCGTTGATGCAGATCGACTTCTGGTCCGCCCTGCGCTTCACATTGATGTTTACGCTGGTGACGTTGCCGCTCGTGATCGGGGTGGGTCTGGCCATTGCGCTCACCGTCAACAACGCGGCCAAGGCCATACGCGGCCCGATCATTTTCATCTCTTTGCTGCCGTTCATCATCACGCCGGTCATCGGATCGCTGTCGATCTACTGGCTGTTTGTCGGTGACGGCATCCTGACCCGCGGGATCGAGGCCTGGCTGGACCGGGACATCGCCATGTTCGCCCAGGGGTGGACGATTGAGCTGTTAATGCTCTTCTACCGCGTCTGGCACGTGGCGCCCTTCGCCTTCGTGATCTTCTACGCAGGCCTGCAAACGGTGAATCAGGACACGCTTGAATCCGCGATCATCGACGGCGCATCGCGGTGGGACCGGTTGAAATACGTGATCGTGCCGCATCTGATGCCGCTGATCGTGTTCATCGCGCTGATCCACCTGATGGACGCCTACCGCGTGTTCGATGAGATCGTCGGCTTCCGGGCCGAGGCCCACGTGACCTCGCTGCAATATCTGACCTTCGATTTCCTGCGCCCCGATGACGCCGGAAACCGCGCCTTCAGCCGCGCGTCGGCCTCGTCGATGCTGACGATGGTGGGGATTGTGATCCTGCTGATCCCGCTCCTGCGCCGAACATGGCGAGACCACAAAGGGAGCTCGCACTAA
- a CDS encoding RidA family protein: MAFEHAGATLVEKLAIRKAETMHLPINPHAIAAPASHYNHAFYVAPGAAWLTLSGQLGERPDGSCPAGVTEQSELAWRNILTILAEKHFGITDVVKVTSYIVGEENIDSYVKVHERVVGEHRPPWTLVVVQALGRPCYRVEVDVTAAGAEEV; this comes from the coding sequence ATGGCGTTTGAGCACGCAGGAGCGACCCTCGTAGAAAAGCTGGCAATTCGAAAGGCAGAAACCATGCATTTACCCATCAATCCCCACGCTATCGCAGCCCCCGCCAGCCACTACAACCATGCATTCTATGTTGCGCCGGGGGCAGCATGGCTGACGCTTTCTGGACAGTTGGGCGAACGCCCCGATGGGAGCTGCCCGGCAGGTGTAACTGAGCAATCAGAACTGGCCTGGCGCAACATCCTCACCATCCTCGCGGAAAAGCACTTTGGCATTACCGACGTGGTCAAGGTCACGAGCTACATCGTCGGAGAGGAGAACATCGACAGCTATGTCAAAGTGCACGAAAGAGTGGTCGGTGAGCATAGGCCGCCATGGACACTCGTTGTGGTCCAGGCCTTGGGACGGCCGTGCTATAGGGTCGAGGTTGATGTAACCGCGGCGGGGGCAGAGGAGGTTTGA
- a CDS encoding DUF1127 domain-containing protein encodes MTMISSTAFPRRRPFFSIAQHALKWVSATAEKRHLRSQRAELSHLPKHLLRDMGLEHYATPHDPLIPPRWR; translated from the coding sequence ATGACCATGATTTCATCGACCGCCTTCCCGCGGCGCCGGCCCTTCTTCAGCATCGCGCAGCACGCTTTGAAGTGGGTTTCAGCTACGGCCGAAAAACGTCACCTGCGCAGCCAGAGGGCAGAGCTCTCTCATCTTCCAAAGCACCTGCTCCGGGACATGGGCCTGGAGCACTACGCGACACCACACGATCCATTGATCCCGCCTCGTTGGCGGTGA
- a CDS encoding ABC transporter substrate-binding protein: MFVKRLALAGAVSVAATAAYADGHASCDWENTTEVTMLSAAFEAWMAVTDGMAACGNFAPELDQEFRTKQPEGFAASPSLYALGGVSNGTITPLLNQDTIRPLDDLIAAHGDSLTPNQLIQIDGQTMAVAMMVNVQHLMYREDILADLGIETPSTWEEVLTAAETIQEAGVVDYPLGGTMKAGWNIAQEFVNMFSGFGGDFVNDDNTPNVNTEAGLASLDMMMRLTEYMDPEFLVSDSTYVQQQFQQGSIAMANLWASRGGAMDDEAESQVVGLVASAAAPLAVDGGPPATTLWWDGIVVAANITDEEADNAFRLAMEGIDSETVAAAPDAAIWLIEGYEPNDMAAGAIASATANPAPPAYPSTTQMGLMHTALGNELPAFFTGDVSAEEALAAVEAAYTVAAQEAGLLE, translated from the coding sequence ATGTTTGTGAAACGACTTGCCCTTGCGGGCGCAGTCTCCGTGGCGGCAACAGCGGCCTATGCCGATGGCCACGCGTCCTGCGACTGGGAAAACACCACGGAAGTGACGATGCTGTCCGCGGCATTTGAAGCCTGGATGGCCGTGACCGATGGCATGGCCGCCTGTGGCAACTTCGCACCCGAGCTGGATCAGGAATTCCGCACCAAACAGCCCGAAGGCTTCGCGGCCTCGCCCTCGCTCTATGCGCTAGGCGGTGTGTCCAACGGCACGATCACCCCCCTGCTGAACCAGGACACGATCCGCCCGCTGGATGACCTGATCGCGGCCCACGGCGACAGCCTGACACCCAACCAGCTGATCCAGATCGACGGGCAGACCATGGCCGTGGCGATGATGGTCAACGTCCAGCACCTGATGTACCGCGAGGATATTCTGGCCGATCTGGGCATCGAGACGCCGTCGACCTGGGAAGAGGTCCTGACGGCCGCCGAGACGATCCAGGAAGCTGGCGTCGTGGATTACCCCCTGGGGGGCACCATGAAGGCCGGTTGGAACATCGCGCAGGAATTCGTGAACATGTTCAGCGGCTTCGGCGGTGATTTCGTCAATGACGACAACACCCCCAACGTCAACACAGAGGCCGGTCTTGCCTCCCTCGACATGATGATGCGCCTGACGGAATACATGGATCCTGAATTCCTCGTGTCCGACAGCACCTATGTGCAGCAGCAGTTCCAGCAGGGCTCCATCGCGATGGCGAACCTCTGGGCGTCCCGTGGCGGTGCCATGGATGATGAGGCGGAAAGCCAGGTCGTGGGTCTGGTGGCCTCTGCCGCAGCGCCGCTGGCCGTGGATGGCGGCCCACCCGCCACCACCCTGTGGTGGGACGGTATCGTCGTGGCGGCCAACATCACCGATGAGGAGGCCGATAACGCGTTCCGTCTGGCGATGGAAGGCATCGACAGCGAGACTGTGGCCGCCGCACCGGACGCTGCGATCTGGCTGATCGAAGGGTATGAGCCCAACGACATGGCCGCCGGTGCCATCGCCTCGGCCACTGCCAACCCCGCGCCGCCGGCCTACCCGTCCACGACGCAGATGGGCTTGATGCACACGGCGCTTGGCAATGAGCTGCCCGCCTTCTTCACCGGCGATGTCTCCGCGGAAGAAGCGCTGGCCGCTGTTGAGGCCGCCTATACGGTCGCCGCACAGGAAGCGGGTCTGCTGGAGTAA
- a CDS encoding class I SAM-dependent methyltransferase produces the protein MTYQNQTLPFDQSKAEAFAQRFVGTLNEGALAVMTSLGHRSGLFDGMAANPDVTSQALADKIGVNERYLREWLGVMVTSGVVAYDPVATSYTLPAEHAAFLTRASSPDNMAVTTQFIGLAASVEDKLLERFRTGQGLCYHDFDRFHEVMAEDSAQLTVANLTKAILPVVDGLVERLEHGIDVADFGCGGGRAMMTLAKAFPNSRFHGFDLCEDAFADTVAEAQFEGLSNLSYEARDLSSAHSVGTFDLVTAFDAVHDQGDPKGFLRLIRRSLRPDGVFLMQDIGGSRDLEKNIGNPFGPLLYTISSMHCMPVSLGQGGPGLGAMWGVETAEEYLAETGFASVETHRLPHDPMNAYFIARA, from the coding sequence ATGACCTATCAGAACCAGACCCTTCCATTCGATCAATCGAAGGCCGAGGCTTTTGCCCAGCGCTTTGTCGGCACCCTGAACGAAGGGGCCCTGGCCGTGATGACGTCGCTTGGTCATCGCTCTGGCCTGTTCGACGGTATGGCAGCCAATCCCGACGTCACCTCGCAGGCTCTTGCCGACAAGATCGGCGTGAACGAGCGCTATCTGCGCGAATGGCTCGGCGTGATGGTGACCTCAGGTGTGGTCGCATACGATCCGGTCGCGACAAGCTACACGCTGCCGGCCGAACATGCGGCCTTCCTGACCCGTGCGTCGAGCCCTGACAACATGGCGGTAACGACCCAATTCATCGGTCTCGCGGCATCGGTAGAGGACAAGCTCCTAGAGCGGTTCCGCACGGGCCAAGGCCTCTGCTACCACGATTTCGACCGGTTCCACGAGGTCATGGCGGAAGACAGCGCGCAGTTGACTGTCGCCAACCTGACGAAAGCGATCCTGCCGGTGGTGGACGGTCTTGTTGAACGGCTTGAACATGGCATCGACGTGGCCGATTTCGGCTGCGGCGGCGGGCGGGCGATGATGACGCTGGCCAAGGCATTCCCGAACAGCCGGTTCCACGGATTCGATCTCTGTGAAGACGCGTTCGCGGATACCGTTGCCGAGGCCCAGTTCGAAGGCCTGAGCAACCTGTCATATGAGGCGCGCGACCTGTCGTCTGCGCACTCGGTCGGCACGTTCGACCTTGTGACAGCCTTCGACGCTGTTCACGATCAAGGCGACCCCAAGGGTTTTCTCAGGCTTATACGGCGGTCCCTTCGTCCCGACGGCGTCTTCCTGATGCAGGACATCGGTGGCTCGCGAGACCTTGAAAAGAACATCGGCAACCCATTTGGGCCGCTTCTCTACACGATCTCGAGCATGCACTGCATGCCGGTTTCTCTTGGACAGGGCGGGCCAGGTCTCGGTGCGATGTGGGGAGTTGAGACGGCTGAGGAATATCTGGCCGAAACCGGCTTCGCCTCGGTCGAGACACACCGCCTGCCGCACGATCCCATGAACGCCTACTTCATCGCCCGCGCCTGA
- a CDS encoding ester cyclase: MSDTRAEIQALLDGLFRASPEDLQGLAERTFHAEARIDVSTPIGTLTGPQEIVEGLILPLRAALEPARRRDLMIFGGQNRRDYGGEWVTGLTHITGLFTAPLWGVRPSGKLAYLRIGEFWRVEDGRIAEGRLIVDLLDLIFQSGIWPLAEAHYGAPIVFPAPATQDGLCPENRADGAAALDVVEAMLSALHVYDPDSFGSDGQVGAGGTWAPDFAWYGPGGIGSTVAWRGFVDHHRAPFLRAFPDRKGGNHYARVGDGNYAAVSGWPSMTMTHRETYLGVPATDTALTLRVMDFYRVEDGLIAENWVLLDYIHLLEQMGVDVIARAAEMDL, from the coding sequence ATGAGCGATACACGCGCAGAAATCCAAGCCCTTTTGGACGGTTTGTTCCGGGCAAGCCCCGAGGATTTACAGGGACTTGCGGAGCGCACCTTTCATGCGGAGGCGCGGATCGACGTCTCAACCCCCATCGGCACGTTGACGGGGCCGCAGGAGATCGTGGAGGGCCTGATCCTGCCGCTCAGGGCCGCATTGGAACCTGCAAGACGGCGCGACCTGATGATCTTTGGCGGACAGAATCGCCGCGACTATGGCGGCGAATGGGTCACGGGCCTGACGCATATAACGGGGCTGTTCACCGCGCCGCTTTGGGGCGTGCGTCCGTCGGGCAAGCTGGCCTATCTGCGGATCGGGGAGTTCTGGCGCGTGGAGGATGGCCGGATCGCGGAGGGGCGATTGATCGTCGATCTGCTGGACCTGATCTTCCAGTCGGGCATCTGGCCGCTGGCCGAGGCGCATTACGGCGCGCCCATCGTCTTTCCCGCCCCGGCCACACAAGACGGGCTGTGCCCCGAAAATCGCGCCGATGGAGCCGCCGCCCTGGATGTGGTGGAAGCGATGCTGTCGGCCCTGCATGTCTATGACCCCGACAGTTTCGGGTCCGACGGCCAGGTGGGCGCCGGCGGCACCTGGGCCCCGGATTTCGCCTGGTACGGGCCCGGCGGCATCGGGTCGACCGTGGCCTGGCGCGGGTTTGTCGACCACCACCGCGCGCCGTTCCTGCGCGCCTTCCCCGACCGCAAGGGCGGCAACCACTATGCCCGCGTGGGGGATGGGAATTATGCCGCCGTCTCGGGCTGGCCATCGATGACGATGACCCACCGCGAGACCTATCTGGGCGTGCCTGCAACCGACACGGCCCTGACGCTGCGGGTGATGGATTTCTACCGCGTCGAGGACGGCCTGATCGCAGAGAACTGGGTGCTGCTGGATTACATCCATCTATTGGAGCAGATGGGCGTGGATGTGATCGCGCGGGCCGCCGAGATGGATCTGTGA
- a CDS encoding GntR family transcriptional regulator → MARTPLYQTVETDMITRITKGEWEVGRRLPNEFGLADEFGVSQGTMRRALISLEGMGYLSRKPGRGTIVAARAAAAAPTVGVAPVLLDGDGDPLTMDPFRARRDTRRATPAEADTMGCERVAVLERTLKHKGRRAALDVVVVPEALVDTLDEDAPAALKPLLEHHGITPARIEAEARAEVTDMAGSVALSVERYTALLVIRTAAYGADGQVIARQIQRIAVENARLAHQ, encoded by the coding sequence ATGGCACGCACGCCCCTCTACCAGACCGTCGAGACCGATATGATCACCCGCATCACCAAAGGGGAGTGGGAGGTCGGACGGCGTCTGCCGAATGAGTTTGGGCTGGCCGACGAGTTTGGTGTTAGCCAGGGCACCATGCGGCGCGCGCTGATCAGCCTGGAGGGGATGGGATATCTCAGCCGCAAGCCCGGGCGCGGGACGATTGTGGCCGCCAGGGCCGCCGCGGCAGCCCCCACCGTCGGCGTCGCGCCTGTCTTGTTGGACGGCGATGGCGATCCCTTGACCATGGACCCGTTTCGCGCCCGGCGAGACACCCGCCGCGCCACCCCGGCCGAGGCCGACACGATGGGCTGCGAGAGGGTCGCCGTGCTGGAGCGCACCCTGAAACACAAAGGCCGACGCGCCGCACTGGACGTTGTGGTCGTGCCCGAAGCTCTCGTTGACACCTTGGATGAGGACGCCCCCGCCGCGCTGAAACCGCTGCTGGAGCATCACGGGATTACGCCTGCACGGATTGAGGCGGAGGCCCGCGCCGAAGTGACAGACATGGCGGGCTCTGTGGCTCTGTCGGTGGAGCGCTACACGGCCCTGCTGGTGATCCGCACAGCGGCCTACGGCGCAGACGGCCAGGTGATCGCCCGGCAAATTCAACGCATCGCCGTGGAGAACGCCCGGCTGGCCCACCAATAG
- a CDS encoding flavin-containing monooxygenase, with protein sequence MKTNNRGSTLVIGAGLSGLATARALAERGLPVTVLEARDRVAEPWRSRHPALRLNIHRRFAGLPGQAAPETDGVYLKRDTVVGHLEAYAMGLDAPIHFGAEVTEVMRIPGGWRVATRNGAYEAENVVIATGRERIPHVPDWPGLEGFKGEVLHSADLGDVSRFDGESVLVVGAGNSGTDVLNHLAQNRPDMVMVSVRHGPSVVPKTIFGFPLHRLARVFAALPVSVLDPAFRLTEWLFLGNLRRYGLTRHSEGGGTRLMRDGVTFAIDDGFVAALKEGRFQIVPRVDRFDGEDVFLSDGSSWQPDVVIAATGYRTGLTPLLSPLGVLDDAGYPIRPLGERDPDNPGLWFTGFKPIFTGFFDAAGIAAERIATAIAVDASHATVLGTTGAQQSRTALQRTAVADASVS encoded by the coding sequence ATGAAAACGAACAATCGCGGCAGCACGCTGGTGATCGGCGCCGGGCTTTCCGGGCTGGCCACAGCGCGGGCGCTTGCAGAGCGCGGCCTGCCGGTTACCGTGCTGGAGGCCCGGGACCGGGTTGCCGAACCCTGGCGCAGCCGCCACCCGGCGCTGAGGCTTAATATTCATCGTCGCTTCGCGGGCCTTCCGGGCCAAGCGGCCCCAGAGACCGATGGCGTTTATCTGAAGCGGGACACCGTCGTCGGGCATCTTGAGGCCTATGCCATGGGGCTGGACGCGCCGATCCATTTTGGCGCAGAGGTGACCGAAGTTATGCGGATTCCGGGCGGATGGCGTGTGGCCACCAGGAACGGCGCGTATGAGGCTGAGAATGTGGTCATCGCAACCGGTCGCGAACGGATACCGCATGTCCCGGACTGGCCTGGCTTGGAGGGTTTCAAGGGTGAGGTCCTGCACTCGGCCGATCTGGGTGACGTGTCTCGCTTCGATGGTGAGTCCGTGCTGGTCGTGGGGGCCGGGAATTCCGGTACAGATGTGCTCAATCACCTGGCGCAAAACCGCCCGGACATGGTCATGGTTTCTGTGCGCCACGGTCCGTCTGTCGTACCGAAAACGATCTTCGGCTTCCCTCTGCATCGGCTGGCGCGGGTCTTTGCGGCCTTGCCGGTCAGCGTTCTCGACCCGGCCTTCCGACTGACCGAGTGGCTGTTTCTGGGCAACCTACGGCGCTATGGGTTGACGCGCCACTCAGAGGGTGGTGGCACCCGGCTCATGCGGGACGGCGTGACCTTCGCGATTGATGACGGCTTTGTCGCCGCGCTGAAGGAAGGGCGGTTCCAGATCGTTCCCCGTGTAGACCGTTTCGATGGCGAAGATGTCTTCCTATCAGACGGCTCGTCTTGGCAACCCGATGTGGTGATCGCCGCGACAGGTTACCGGACTGGTCTTACACCGCTTCTAAGCCCTCTCGGCGTGCTCGATGATGCCGGATATCCCATCCGTCCTCTGGGGGAACGTGATCCCGACAATCCGGGCCTGTGGTTTACCGGCTTCAAGCCGATCTTCACTGGCTTCTTCGATGCCGCAGGCATCGCGGCCGAGCGGATCGCGACCGCCATCGCAGTGGACGCAAGCCACGCCACGGTTCTCGGGACGACCGGCGCGCAGCAATCGCGCACCGCACTTCAACGCACCGCAGTGGCGGACGCATCCGTATCGTAA
- a CDS encoding GlxA family transcriptional regulator — translation MSIKTTVIGSPLAGTSVLFCILDVLASVGRDWEMLHGLPAQVPVFQVSLRTADGAPYWDVNGRKITPDARLDEDPAPDLIIVPDMHFDPNAGFPEDYRKMANWLVAAYERGAIVTSVCSGAVLLGAAGLLDGKEATTHWGYAEMLGRNFPDVKVCRERILVPAGEGHRVVTAGGVSAWADLMLYLIARYAGTDEARRIAKIYLIDPHSEGQLTYASLTSGRQHDDQLIAKAQVWAAQNYDASSPVAAMAEQAHMTERGFLRRFKKATGQAPTDYIQTLRIEEAKQLLETTAMPIEDISTEVGYSEPSSFRAAFRKRVGISASAYRKKWHALAPTGL, via the coding sequence ATGAGCATCAAAACAACCGTGATCGGATCACCACTCGCCGGAACGTCTGTTCTGTTTTGCATCCTCGACGTCCTCGCGTCCGTAGGGCGAGACTGGGAGATGTTGCATGGGCTGCCTGCTCAGGTGCCGGTCTTCCAAGTCAGCCTCAGAACCGCTGACGGCGCGCCCTATTGGGATGTGAACGGACGCAAAATTACGCCCGACGCAAGGCTCGATGAAGACCCTGCACCGGACCTCATCATCGTGCCGGACATGCACTTTGATCCCAACGCCGGGTTTCCCGAGGACTATCGAAAGATGGCGAACTGGCTCGTCGCGGCGTATGAGCGCGGCGCCATCGTGACGTCCGTCTGTTCCGGGGCGGTTCTGCTGGGTGCGGCTGGGTTGCTCGACGGCAAGGAGGCCACCACACATTGGGGCTATGCGGAAATGCTAGGCCGCAATTTCCCCGACGTGAAGGTTTGTCGAGAACGCATCTTGGTGCCCGCCGGTGAGGGCCATAGGGTCGTGACCGCAGGCGGCGTCTCGGCTTGGGCCGATTTGATGCTCTATCTCATTGCTCGGTATGCAGGCACAGACGAAGCCCGGCGCATTGCCAAGATCTACCTGATCGACCCGCACAGCGAAGGGCAGTTGACCTATGCCTCGCTTACGTCGGGTCGCCAACACGACGACCAATTGATTGCAAAGGCCCAAGTTTGGGCTGCACAGAACTACGATGCATCAAGTCCGGTTGCTGCCATGGCCGAACAGGCCCACATGACTGAGCGTGGTTTTCTGCGTCGGTTCAAGAAGGCAACGGGACAGGCCCCGACGGATTACATTCAGACTCTCCGGATCGAAGAAGCAAAGCAACTGCTGGAAACGACCGCCATGCCAATCGAGGATATATCGACCGAGGTCGGTTATTCCGAGCCGTCAAGTTTCCGCGCCGCATTTCGAAAGCGCGTTGGGATATCGGCATCTGCCTATCGCAAGAAATGGCACGCCTTGGCGCCGACAGGGTTATGA